A stretch of the Nicotiana tabacum cultivar K326 chromosome 6, ASM71507v2, whole genome shotgun sequence genome encodes the following:
- the LOC142181727 gene encoding secreted RxLR effector protein 161-like, whose product MDETRSPVNQTMYRCIIGSLLYLTASRPDIVFSVGLCARFQSNPKESHLNAAKRIWRYLKGTQDLVLYYPSGDSFNLIGYADADYAGCLVDRKNTSGMTHFLRSWLISWGTTKHNSVAFSTAEVEYVAAASYCP is encoded by the coding sequence atggatgaaactaGATCTCCTGTGAATCAAACTATGTATAGATGCATTattgggtctcttctctatctcACTGCCAGTAGACCCGATATTGTCTTCAGTGTGGGgctatgtgcaaggtttcaatcaaatcctaAGGAATCTCATTTGAATGCTGCCAAAAGAATTTGGAGATATCTTAAGGGAACACAGGACCTGGTCCTGTATTACCCCTCAGGTGACAGTTTTAATCTcattgggtatgctgatgctgactatgcaggttGTCTTGTGGATAGGAAAAACACTTCTGGAATGACTCACTTTCTAAGATCATGGCTCATCTCTTGGGGCACAACGAAGCACAACTCAGTGGCTTTTTCAACAGCTGAAGTAGAATATGTAGCTGCAGCATCCTATTGTCCTTAA